From Pseudarthrobacter equi, a single genomic window includes:
- the ppsA gene encoding phosphoenolpyruvate synthase: MTAPSATSATRVHIKWFSDTGIGDIASVGGKNASLGELSRSLQSAGVKVPEGFATTADAYRAFLEHNGLEPRIRDCIAQYQEGRATLRQAGAAIRELFLAAGFPDGIAEEIREHYRDLSQRAGLAQVPVAVRSSATAEDLPDASFAGQQETFLNVSGERAVLDACRRCYASLFTDRAISYRDIKGYGHLDVALSVGIQRMVRSDVGASGVMFSIDTESGFPQAVLISAAWGLGETVVQGTINPDKYQVFKPLLADSRLIPVIARETGAKERKMVYSHGGSALTRMVDTTERERAALVLADAEAVLLARWATAVEQHYGRPMDMEWAKDGLTGELFMVQARPETVQARRSSSMFRTYHLQQQGQVLATGAAVGDSIAKGNVCVIRDAKDIESFTDGSVLVTRMTDPDWVPVMKRAAGIVTDHGGPTSHAAIVSRELGVPAVVGTGNATDTLPHGAPITLSCAEGEEGRVYEGLLEYTVEDVDMDRLPATRTDVMVNIGSPAAAFKWWRLPAAGVGLARMEFIISNLIRIHPMALVHPERVADDEAALIRKLTRGYDDPQEYFVDTLATGIAKIAAPFYPKPVIVRLSDFKSNEYSHLIGGGSFEHPEENPMLGFRGASRYYSEDYREGFALECRALKRVREQIGFANVVVMVPFCRTVHEADQVIEAMAGHGLVRGEAGLQLYMMCEIPSNVILAGQFAQRFDGFSIGSNDLTQLVLGVDRDSEQLAGLFDERDPAVSAMIAEAISKAHTAGIRIGICGQGPSNHPELAEFLVGQGIDSLSLNPDTYLRTLPVIAAAEQRLGRRA, encoded by the coding sequence ATGACTGCTCCTTCCGCCACCTCCGCCACCCGTGTCCACATCAAATGGTTCAGCGACACCGGGATAGGGGACATCGCTTCCGTGGGCGGCAAGAACGCCTCCCTCGGTGAGCTGAGCCGGTCGCTGCAATCAGCAGGGGTCAAGGTACCCGAAGGGTTCGCCACCACCGCTGACGCCTACCGGGCCTTCCTGGAACACAACGGCCTGGAACCCCGGATCAGGGACTGCATCGCGCAATACCAGGAGGGCCGGGCCACACTCCGGCAGGCCGGTGCCGCCATCAGGGAATTGTTCCTGGCCGCCGGCTTCCCGGACGGTATCGCCGAAGAAATCCGTGAACACTACCGGGACCTTTCACAGCGGGCCGGCTTGGCGCAGGTGCCGGTGGCGGTCCGCAGCAGTGCCACAGCCGAAGACCTGCCGGATGCCAGTTTCGCCGGTCAGCAGGAGACCTTCCTCAATGTCTCCGGGGAACGGGCCGTCCTCGACGCCTGCCGGCGCTGCTATGCCTCGCTGTTCACTGACCGCGCCATCAGTTACCGGGACATCAAAGGATACGGACACCTCGATGTCGCATTGTCGGTAGGGATCCAACGCATGGTCCGTTCCGACGTCGGGGCCTCAGGGGTCATGTTCTCCATCGACACCGAATCGGGCTTTCCCCAGGCGGTGCTCATCAGCGCAGCCTGGGGGCTGGGGGAAACGGTGGTGCAGGGAACCATCAACCCGGACAAGTACCAGGTGTTCAAGCCGCTTCTCGCTGACAGCCGCCTCATCCCGGTCATCGCCCGGGAAACCGGGGCCAAGGAGCGGAAGATGGTCTACAGCCATGGCGGCAGCGCACTCACCCGGATGGTGGACACCACCGAACGCGAGCGCGCCGCCTTGGTGCTGGCGGATGCCGAAGCCGTCCTGCTGGCGCGGTGGGCCACCGCCGTGGAGCAGCACTACGGGCGCCCCATGGACATGGAATGGGCCAAGGACGGACTGACCGGCGAACTGTTCATGGTCCAGGCCCGGCCCGAAACGGTCCAGGCGCGCCGCAGCAGCTCCATGTTCCGGACCTACCACCTGCAGCAGCAGGGCCAGGTCCTCGCCACAGGGGCAGCCGTGGGGGACAGCATCGCCAAGGGCAACGTATGCGTCATCCGGGACGCGAAGGACATCGAATCATTCACCGACGGATCCGTCCTGGTCACCCGGATGACCGACCCGGACTGGGTTCCCGTCATGAAGCGTGCCGCCGGCATCGTCACGGACCATGGCGGACCTACCAGCCACGCAGCCATCGTCAGCCGTGAACTGGGCGTACCGGCCGTCGTCGGAACCGGCAACGCAACGGACACCCTGCCCCACGGCGCCCCCATCACCCTGTCCTGCGCCGAGGGGGAAGAAGGCCGCGTCTACGAGGGGCTGTTGGAGTACACGGTGGAGGACGTGGACATGGACCGGCTGCCAGCCACCCGGACCGATGTGATGGTCAATATCGGCAGCCCCGCCGCAGCTTTCAAATGGTGGCGGCTTCCCGCTGCCGGTGTAGGCCTTGCCCGGATGGAGTTCATCATCAGCAACCTCATCCGGATCCACCCCATGGCCCTGGTCCATCCCGAGCGGGTGGCTGACGACGAGGCCGCACTGATCCGCAAGCTCACCCGCGGCTACGACGACCCCCAGGAATACTTCGTTGACACGCTGGCCACCGGCATCGCCAAGATTGCCGCGCCGTTCTACCCCAAGCCCGTCATCGTCAGGCTCAGCGATTTCAAGTCCAACGAGTACAGCCACCTGATCGGCGGCGGGTCCTTCGAACATCCCGAGGAAAACCCCATGCTCGGGTTCCGCGGCGCCTCCCGCTACTACAGCGAGGACTACCGCGAAGGGTTCGCCCTCGAGTGCCGCGCCCTCAAAAGGGTGCGGGAACAGATTGGCTTCGCCAACGTCGTCGTCATGGTCCCCTTCTGCCGCACCGTCCACGAAGCCGACCAGGTGATCGAGGCCATGGCCGGCCACGGCCTGGTCCGCGGGGAGGCCGGCCTGCAGCTGTACATGATGTGCGAAATCCCCTCGAACGTGATCCTGGCGGGGCAGTTCGCCCAGCGGTTCGACGGGTTCTCCATTGGCTCCAACGACCTCACCCAGCTGGTCCTGGGGGTGGACCGGGATTCCGAACAGCTGGCGGGGCTCTTCGACGAACGCGATCCTGCCGTCAGCGCCATGATCGCCGAGGCCATCTCGAAAGCCCACACGGCCGGTATCAGGATCGGCATCTGCGGCCAAGGTCCAAGCAACCACCCGGAGCTCGCCGAATTCCTGGTGGGCCAGGGCATCGATTCGTTGTCCCTGAACCCGGACACCTACCTCCGAACCCTGCCCGTCATTGCCGCCGCCGAGCAGCGGCTGGGCCGACGGGCCTAA